From the genome of Corallincola holothuriorum, one region includes:
- a CDS encoding patatin-like phospholipase family protein: MVATSSQSPTCALLLTGGGARAAYQVGVLKAIASLYPRNHAIPFPIICGTSAGAINGTALACYASCFHLGIRKLEWVWKNFRINQVYRTDLWGVFGHLLQNIMSNFQADYAYKRPVSLLDNAPLRELLEFVLDFKRIDRNIINGALKALTVTASCYTSGDSICFFQEGQNRAGWQRARRSGVPTIINPQHLMASSAIPGIFPSVRINQAYFGDGSVHQLAPLSPAVHLGADKLFVIGVEKPMATQYRPKPAHHPSIATVAGHLLDTVFADTLNSDLERLHRINNTLSKISPEQRDDLQLREIETLVINPTHDFRQVAAECYSQLPLTIRSMLKLIGVNRHSESSLVSYLMFEQSYCQQLIEIGYQDGIAQRKNIRDFLGQ, encoded by the coding sequence TTGGTTGCAACGAGCTCACAGTCCCCCACCTGTGCCCTACTGCTAACTGGTGGCGGCGCCCGCGCCGCGTATCAAGTTGGCGTTCTGAAGGCTATCGCTTCTCTGTACCCAAGAAATCATGCCATCCCCTTTCCTATCATATGTGGCACCTCTGCCGGTGCGATTAACGGTACGGCGTTGGCCTGTTATGCCTCCTGTTTTCATTTAGGGATCCGCAAACTAGAGTGGGTATGGAAAAACTTTCGCATTAATCAGGTCTATCGCACCGACTTGTGGGGGGTATTTGGTCACCTGTTACAGAACATCATGTCCAATTTCCAGGCCGATTATGCATACAAACGCCCCGTATCATTATTAGACAATGCACCGTTAAGAGAGCTACTTGAGTTCGTTCTCGACTTCAAACGCATCGATCGCAATATAATCAACGGCGCGCTAAAAGCGCTGACGGTGACGGCATCTTGCTACACCAGTGGCGACTCAATCTGCTTCTTTCAAGAGGGGCAAAATCGCGCCGGCTGGCAACGTGCCCGACGATCCGGCGTGCCGACCATCATTAACCCGCAACACTTAATGGCCTCCTCGGCTATTCCAGGCATTTTTCCGTCGGTTAGGATCAATCAAGCCTATTTTGGTGACGGCTCAGTCCATCAGTTAGCCCCCCTCAGCCCCGCCGTGCATTTAGGTGCAGATAAACTATTTGTGATCGGCGTTGAGAAACCAATGGCCACGCAGTACCGGCCAAAACCAGCCCATCATCCCAGCATCGCCACTGTCGCCGGTCACCTTCTGGATACCGTCTTCGCTGACACACTGAACTCCGATTTAGAGCGCTTGCACAGGATCAATAACACCTTGAGTAAGATCAGCCCAGAGCAACGTGACGATTTGCAGCTAAGAGAGATTGAGACCTTAGTGATCAACCCTACCCATGATTTTCGCCAGGTCGCTGCCGAATGCTACTCACAGTTGCCCCTCACCATCCGCAGTATGCTCAAACTGATCGGCGTTAACCGCCATTCCGAATCGAGTCTGGTCAGTTACCTCATGTTCGAACAAAGCTATTGCCAACAACTGATAGAAATTGGCTATCAAGACGGCATTGCCCAGCGAAAAAATATCCGTGACTTCTTAGGTCAATAA
- a CDS encoding proline--tRNA ligase: MRTTQYLLSTLKETPSDAEITSHQLMLRAGMIRKLASGLYTWLPTGLRVLRKVEKVVREEMERAGAIEVSMPVVQPADLWEESGRWEQFGPELLRITDRHNRPFALGPTHEEVITELVRKEVSSYKQLPLNLFQIQTKFRDEVRPRFGVMRAREFLMKDAYSFHLSEESLQQTYDVMFQAYCNIFKRLGLEFRPVLADTGSIGGSVSHEFHVLAESGEDAIAFASDSDYAANIEMAEAVAPAGERAAPSQEMTLVDTPKAKTIDELVTQFDLPIEKTVKTLLVKAAEEAEAELIALIVRGDHDLNELKAEKLAQIASPLEFATEDEIRKLIGAGPGSLGPVNLKVPCVIDRSVAQMSDFSAGANIDDKHYFGINWERDLALPEIADLRNVVEGDISPDGHGTLSIKRGVEVGHIFQLGSKYSEAMKAGVLNEQGSHQVMTMGCYGVGVSRIVAAAIEQNHDDNGIIWSDGLAPFNVVVLPMNMHKSARVKEVADKLYADLKDAGIDTLFDDRKERPGVMFADMELIGIPHCLVIGERNLDEGVVEYKNRHSGEKQKIAIDEVVNFITQQA, from the coding sequence ATGCGTACGACTCAGTACTTGCTGTCAACTCTGAAAGAAACACCATCTGACGCCGAAATCACCAGTCATCAATTGATGCTTCGCGCAGGAATGATCCGTAAATTGGCCTCAGGCCTCTACACCTGGCTACCAACCGGATTACGCGTATTGCGTAAAGTCGAAAAGGTGGTTCGTGAAGAGATGGAGCGTGCTGGCGCTATCGAAGTTTCCATGCCCGTCGTTCAACCTGCCGATTTATGGGAAGAGTCTGGCCGCTGGGAACAGTTTGGCCCAGAACTATTGCGTATTACAGACCGCCATAACCGCCCATTTGCCCTGGGGCCTACCCACGAAGAGGTGATCACCGAGTTAGTGCGGAAAGAGGTTAGCAGCTACAAGCAACTGCCGCTAAACCTGTTTCAGATCCAAACCAAGTTCCGCGATGAGGTTCGCCCCCGTTTTGGTGTGATGCGCGCCCGAGAGTTCTTGATGAAAGATGCATACTCTTTCCATCTAAGCGAAGAGTCACTGCAGCAAACCTATGATGTGATGTTCCAGGCGTACTGCAATATCTTTAAACGGTTAGGGTTGGAATTCCGCCCCGTACTAGCCGATACAGGCTCAATCGGTGGTAGCGTGTCCCACGAATTCCACGTCCTGGCTGAATCTGGCGAAGATGCGATCGCTTTTGCCAGTGACAGTGATTACGCCGCGAATATCGAGATGGCAGAAGCTGTAGCCCCTGCCGGCGAACGTGCTGCGCCAAGCCAAGAAATGACTCTGGTGGATACGCCGAAAGCGAAAACCATTGACGAGCTAGTGACACAGTTCGATCTGCCGATCGAGAAAACGGTTAAAACACTGTTGGTAAAAGCCGCAGAAGAAGCTGAGGCAGAATTGATCGCACTGATCGTTCGCGGTGATCACGATCTAAATGAACTTAAAGCTGAGAAACTAGCACAAATTGCTAGCCCGCTAGAGTTTGCCACTGAAGATGAGATCCGTAAGCTTATCGGCGCCGGTCCAGGATCATTAGGCCCAGTTAACCTCAAGGTACCTTGTGTGATTGACCGCTCTGTCGCCCAGATGTCAGATTTTAGCGCTGGCGCCAATATTGATGATAAACACTACTTTGGCATCAACTGGGAACGTGATCTCGCTCTGCCTGAAATCGCCGATCTGCGGAACGTGGTAGAAGGCGATATCAGCCCTGATGGCCATGGCACCCTATCGATCAAGCGCGGTGTCGAAGTCGGCCACATATTCCAACTGGGCAGCAAGTACAGCGAAGCAATGAAAGCGGGTGTACTCAATGAACAAGGCTCACATCAGGTAATGACCATGGGCTGTTATGGCGTCGGCGTATCGCGCATTGTCGCCGCCGCAATCGAGCAGAATCATGATGACAATGGCATTATCTGGTCTGATGGTCTTGCACCATTCAACGTCGTTGTACTGCCGATGAATATGCATAAATCTGCACGGGTAAAAGAGGTTGCAGACAAACTGTATGCGGATCTTAAAGACGCTGGCATCGACACGCTATTTGATGATCGTAAAGAGCGCCCAGGTGTCATGTTCGCAGATATGGAACTGATTGGCATTCCTCATTGCTTAGTGATCGGTGAACGCAACCTTGATGAAGGTGTAGTGGAGTACAAGAATCGTCACAGCGGTGAAAAACAGAAAATTGCGATTGATGAGGTGGTGAACTTCATCACTCAGCAAGCATAA
- a CDS encoding Kelch repeat-containing protein yields the protein MTKSRRLFSTCCSTYLTTLCTIAFSATAIASQIVPLPPLPEPVANNAVALVSTKQGDYLVSMMGLGAAKNHTDVHNRGWQLTLSQKPDGWQRTPDVPSSLSLKGRLASVAATLPGELLLFGGYTVAADHSEISTPDVYSYRPDIKQFEQLADMPVPVDDSVALSYQQRYIYLISGWHNHGNVDLVQVYDRLNNRWFNATPFPGEPVFGHAGAIVNNQLLICDGVKVAAIVDGRRQYEAERACYLGQIDNEDPAKISWQTAPHFAGKARYRMAAIGSQQPQGKTGFYFVAGSENPYNYNGTGYDGVAAPASSRVDFFDLASSDWQQLPARSVATMDHRGLLEWQGQLLTIGGMNDKQQVIDKIIRYEVAN from the coding sequence ATGACTAAATCCAGACGTCTATTCAGCACCTGCTGCTCCACATATTTGACCACCCTATGCACGATCGCTTTTTCAGCGACAGCCATCGCGTCGCAAATAGTGCCTTTGCCACCATTACCTGAGCCAGTCGCCAATAACGCCGTGGCATTGGTCAGCACCAAGCAAGGGGACTATCTGGTCAGCATGATGGGACTAGGGGCGGCAAAAAACCATACAGATGTGCACAATAGAGGCTGGCAATTGACGTTGTCACAAAAGCCGGATGGTTGGCAGCGAACTCCCGATGTTCCCAGTTCATTAAGTTTGAAAGGCCGCCTAGCGTCAGTTGCAGCAACGCTACCAGGCGAACTGCTCCTATTTGGTGGATATACTGTCGCCGCAGATCACAGCGAAATATCAACCCCGGATGTATACAGCTACCGTCCGGACATTAAGCAGTTTGAACAACTCGCCGATATGCCGGTACCGGTGGATGACAGCGTGGCCCTGAGTTATCAGCAGCGCTATATCTACCTGATTAGCGGCTGGCATAACCATGGCAATGTCGATCTGGTTCAGGTCTATGATCGTTTGAATAATCGCTGGTTTAACGCCACTCCCTTTCCGGGCGAACCGGTATTTGGCCACGCCGGCGCCATTGTGAACAACCAACTGCTGATCTGCGATGGCGTCAAGGTCGCTGCCATTGTTGATGGGCGACGTCAATATGAGGCCGAACGCGCCTGTTACCTTGGCCAGATTGATAACGAAGATCCAGCAAAAATCAGCTGGCAAACTGCGCCACATTTCGCTGGCAAAGCGCGCTATCGCATGGCCGCGATAGGCAGCCAACAACCACAGGGTAAAACTGGCTTTTACTTTGTCGCTGGCTCCGAAAACCCATATAACTATAACGGCACCGGCTACGATGGTGTAGCAGCGCCAGCGTCATCCCGGGTCGATTTCTTTGACTTAGCTAGCAGCGACTGGCAACAACTGCCAGCGCGCAGTGTCGCCACCATGGATCATAGAGGATTGCTTGAATGGCAGGGGCAGCTACTGACAATTGGCGGGATGAACGACAAGCAACAGGTGATCGACAAAATCATTCGTTATGAAGTCGCTAACTAA
- a CDS encoding acyltransferase, translated as MPWLYYRLKPKHKLWALAWQQQQQAELMALETIQFGEDCFVAPEANLFAEPGRQITIGDRTAIAADTFIHGPLTLGRNVGINHGCSFDGGRHGITIGDNSRIASGVAIYAFNHGLAANALIDQQPVHSQGVVLGKDVWVGSRACIRDGVEIADHAVVGMGAVVTKDVPAYAIVAGNPARIIGDRRDKPDAHPDYLAAN; from the coding sequence ATGCCATGGCTTTACTATCGTTTAAAACCAAAACATAAACTGTGGGCGCTAGCGTGGCAGCAACAGCAACAGGCTGAACTCATGGCTTTGGAGACCATCCAGTTTGGTGAAGATTGCTTTGTTGCTCCGGAAGCGAACCTATTTGCAGAGCCAGGTCGCCAAATAACCATAGGGGATCGCACCGCGATTGCCGCAGATACGTTTATCCACGGCCCTCTGACCCTGGGGCGCAACGTAGGTATCAACCACGGCTGTTCTTTTGATGGTGGCCGACATGGTATCACCATTGGTGATAACAGCCGAATTGCCAGTGGCGTCGCGATCTACGCCTTTAATCACGGCTTAGCCGCAAACGCGCTAATAGATCAACAACCGGTTCACTCGCAAGGGGTCGTACTAGGCAAAGATGTTTGGGTTGGTAGCCGAGCATGCATTAGAGATGGTGTTGAGATTGCAGATCATGCAGTCGTCGGCATGGGCGCAGTGGTCACCAAAGACGTTCCCGCCTATGCGATTGTCGCTGGCAACCCAGCACGGATCATTGGTGACCGACGCGACAAACCCGATGCGCACCCAGACTATCTAGCAGCAAATTAG
- the tsaA gene encoding tRNA (N6-threonylcarbamoyladenosine(37)-N6)-methyltransferase TrmO: MSEHLISPVALIHTPYQQKFAIPRQPGLVSAAEATLELLPPYDNPECVRGIEAFSHLWLLFKFHQTAEQGWKPLVRPPRLGGNTKVGVFASRSTFRPNAMGLSVVKLLAVDITHGRASLRLQGVDLVNGTPIYDIKPYLPYSDAINEAAGGFADSRPDSEMTVLFTPEAAQQLAHHQQRYANLQLLIEQVLQQDPRPAYKQRVVASQNYGMALYDLNIKYRVEAKITEVLEINSD, encoded by the coding sequence ATGAGTGAGCACCTGATATCACCGGTTGCTTTGATCCATACCCCCTACCAACAGAAGTTTGCCATTCCTCGGCAACCCGGCTTAGTCAGTGCCGCAGAAGCAACATTGGAATTACTCCCCCCCTATGACAACCCGGAATGTGTTCGTGGTATCGAAGCATTTAGCCACCTCTGGCTACTGTTCAAGTTTCATCAAACGGCAGAACAGGGATGGAAGCCCTTAGTCAGGCCACCGCGCCTAGGCGGCAATACTAAAGTCGGGGTATTTGCATCACGTTCAACCTTTCGTCCGAATGCCATGGGGCTCTCAGTGGTAAAGCTGCTGGCTGTGGATATTACTCATGGCCGCGCTAGCTTGCGCTTGCAAGGGGTTGATCTGGTTAACGGCACACCAATTTATGACATTAAGCCTTACCTGCCCTACTCGGATGCGATCAACGAGGCCGCCGGCGGCTTCGCTGACAGCCGTCCAGACAGTGAAATGACGGTGTTATTTACGCCTGAAGCGGCGCAGCAGTTAGCCCATCACCAACAACGGTATGCCAACCTGCAATTACTTATCGAACAAGTGTTACAACAAGATCCACGACCAGCCTATAAACAAAGAGTGGTCGCTAGCCAGAATTACGGTATGGCACTTTACGACCTCAATATAAAATACCGAGTTGAAGCCAAAATAACGGAAGTACTGGAGATCAACAGTGACTGA
- the rcsF gene encoding Rcs stress response system protein RcsF: MRRLLLPALLLTLSGCSGYSLHTNLDKQNFDDYYRPSSVTVYTAEQLTDLNYKELGPVQGESCRNRSDLPPAQVSDARTQARTSVAEMGGNGVTFSQCLTLTGDDSLPGCIDSIICIGTALAVEAP; the protein is encoded by the coding sequence ATGCGCCGATTGCTGCTTCCGGCTCTACTCCTGACACTATCAGGTTGTTCCGGCTATTCCCTGCATACTAATTTGGATAAACAAAACTTTGACGATTATTACCGCCCCTCCTCTGTCACCGTCTACACTGCCGAACAGTTAACTGACTTAAACTATAAAGAGTTGGGGCCGGTACAGGGCGAAAGCTGTCGCAACAGAAGCGATCTCCCACCAGCACAGGTCAGCGACGCGAGAACGCAAGCTAGAACCAGCGTAGCGGAAATGGGCGGCAATGGCGTCACGTTTAGCCAGTGTTTAACCTTAACTGGCGATGATTCCTTGCCTGGCTGCATCGATAGCATCATATGCATCGGCACCGCCTTAGCCGTTGAGGCTCCGTAA
- a CDS encoding H-NS family histone-like protein, which translates to MSDFLKILSHARRLKSSTEELTVEQLLEVKEKLQKIIDDRVAAEEEEKRVNAEKIAKIEKYREMLAADGIQLDDLTDGVAAAPKAKTKRAPRPAKYEIWNDAGERITWTGQGRMPNVFKVRVDAGEALDTFLIK; encoded by the coding sequence ATGAGCGATTTTCTGAAAATCCTGAGCCATGCTCGTCGTCTTAAAAGTTCAACTGAAGAGCTTACTGTTGAACAACTATTGGAAGTTAAGGAAAAACTTCAGAAGATCATTGATGATCGTGTCGCTGCCGAAGAAGAAGAAAAGCGCGTTAACGCAGAAAAAATTGCCAAGATTGAAAAGTATCGTGAAATGCTTGCCGCCGATGGTATTCAACTCGACGATCTTACTGACGGTGTTGCTGCCGCGCCAAAAGCTAAAACAAAGCGTGCGCCTCGCCCTGCTAAATATGAAATTTGGAACGACGCTGGTGAGCGCATTACCTGGACAGGTCAAGGCCGTATGCCAAACGTATTCAAAGTACGGGTCGATGCTGGCGAAGCCTTGGATACTTTCTTAATTAAGTAA
- a CDS encoding EAL and HDOD domain-containing protein, with protein sequence MFFYVARQPILDREKSLIGYELLFRDSIENVFPQIDPHEATSRLLAGSHFHLGIDNLTGSVPAFINFPEMSILVKVPELLPNNQVVIELLESIAPSHELKAICQQLKQKGYKIALDDFVMQPHWLPILPYVDMVKIDFRATSIDDIQSTCDQLASFDLELLAEKIETHDEFNFAMTLGFDYFQGYFFSAPEVLKTRALKPNEINLVELLAKLGQESCDFNELDTIIQRDVSLTYKLLRYVNSSFFNRRREINSIRQALVYLGENEIRKFIALLAAANLAEDKPSELIRLSITRARFCELIAQQQAPEYASKAFLLGLFSLISAILDEPMDKVMSKLPLSDEIKLALLKREGPLANYLSLILDYERAVWDGVNALSSTIGVDTGQLPEFYMDAVGWSNSLLEQ encoded by the coding sequence ATGTTCTTTTATGTTGCCCGGCAACCTATTCTGGATCGAGAAAAATCGCTTATCGGTTACGAGCTGTTATTTCGAGACAGCATTGAAAATGTATTCCCGCAAATTGACCCCCATGAAGCAACGTCAAGACTGCTGGCTGGTAGCCATTTTCACTTAGGTATCGACAATCTAACAGGTTCCGTACCTGCATTTATCAATTTTCCAGAGATGTCGATACTGGTCAAGGTACCAGAACTACTGCCAAATAATCAGGTCGTTATCGAGCTATTGGAAAGTATTGCTCCAAGTCATGAATTAAAAGCGATCTGCCAACAGCTTAAGCAGAAAGGATATAAAATCGCGCTGGATGATTTTGTTATGCAACCCCATTGGTTGCCAATATTACCCTACGTTGACATGGTCAAAATCGATTTTAGAGCCACTTCAATCGACGATATTCAAAGCACCTGTGATCAACTGGCCAGTTTTGACTTAGAACTGCTCGCCGAAAAGATAGAAACCCATGATGAATTCAATTTCGCCATGACGCTTGGCTTTGATTACTTTCAGGGCTATTTCTTCAGTGCACCGGAAGTGTTAAAAACACGCGCATTGAAGCCAAATGAAATAAACTTGGTAGAACTACTCGCCAAATTAGGACAAGAAAGCTGCGACTTTAATGAACTAGACACCATAATCCAACGTGATGTGTCGCTGACCTATAAATTGCTCCGCTACGTTAACTCTTCCTTTTTCAACCGTCGACGGGAAATTAACTCGATCCGCCAAGCATTGGTTTATTTAGGGGAGAATGAGATAAGGAAGTTTATTGCCCTGTTAGCCGCTGCCAATTTGGCAGAGGACAAGCCCAGTGAACTGATCCGATTATCAATTACCCGTGCCCGCTTTTGCGAATTGATTGCACAACAACAAGCACCCGAGTATGCATCAAAAGCCTTCTTGCTAGGTCTCTTTTCCCTTATCAGTGCCATTCTCGATGAGCCCATGGACAAGGTAATGTCGAAACTACCACTTTCTGACGAAATAAAACTCGCATTACTAAAAAGGGAAGGCCCCTTAGCTAACTACCTATCCCTAATTCTTGACTATGAACGTGCCGTATGGGACGGAGTCAATGCACTCTCCTCAACCATTGGCGTAGATACTGGACAATTACCAGAATTCTATATGGATGCCGTAGGCTGGAGTAATAGCCTGCTTGAGCAGTAA
- the rssA gene encoding patatin-like phospholipase RssA has protein sequence MSKEAVQGLKVGVALGSGSARGWAHIGVLKALAEMGIHPDVIAGCSIGALVGAAYSNDRLSEFELWVREFSHWGIVSRFDVSLAKGGLLAGDKVFNEAAELIGETRFEALPKPFAAVATELHSGREVWLQQGDLISAVKASCAVPVLFSPKMYQGRWLIDGALVNPVPVSLCRAMGADLVIAVNLNADNNVRAAQQYRTHRAIIEPHIADDSAELKPNKGNGHSGFMGLFENGRNYIQQMLRRSSVDEVRSPSLLGVFSNSLNIMQDRVTRARMAGDPADALIAPLMADYGAMEFHRADEAIEAGRLAVEVATPELMRNILPLLNKPAG, from the coding sequence ATGTCAAAAGAAGCTGTTCAAGGCTTGAAGGTCGGAGTGGCATTAGGCAGTGGCTCAGCCAGAGGCTGGGCTCACATTGGTGTACTGAAAGCGCTGGCAGAAATGGGGATCCATCCTGATGTTATCGCGGGCTGTTCGATCGGTGCTTTGGTGGGGGCTGCCTACAGTAATGATCGATTAAGCGAGTTTGAGTTATGGGTGCGAGAGTTTTCTCATTGGGGGATCGTCAGTCGTTTTGATGTTTCTCTAGCAAAAGGTGGATTACTTGCTGGCGACAAGGTGTTTAATGAGGCGGCTGAACTCATTGGTGAGACACGTTTTGAAGCGCTGCCGAAACCGTTTGCGGCAGTGGCGACCGAGTTACATAGTGGCCGCGAAGTATGGTTACAACAAGGCGATCTTATCAGCGCGGTAAAGGCCTCTTGTGCCGTGCCGGTGCTGTTTTCGCCGAAGATGTATCAAGGGCGCTGGCTTATTGATGGCGCTTTGGTTAATCCTGTGCCGGTGTCACTCTGTCGCGCAATGGGCGCAGATTTGGTGATAGCGGTGAATTTGAATGCTGATAACAACGTGCGTGCCGCGCAGCAATATCGGACTCATCGCGCCATCATTGAACCGCATATTGCGGATGATAGCGCTGAGCTTAAGCCCAATAAGGGTAACGGTCATAGTGGCTTTATGGGGCTGTTTGAGAATGGGCGTAACTATATTCAGCAGATGTTGCGGCGTTCATCGGTGGATGAAGTTCGCTCGCCCAGTTTGCTGGGGGTCTTTTCTAATTCGTTGAACATCATGCAAGACCGGGTAACAAGGGCAAGGATGGCTGGTGATCCCGCGGATGCTTTGATTGCGCCATTGATGGCTGATTACGGTGCTATGGAGTTTCACCGTGCCGATGAAGCGATTGAGGCGGGGCGTTTAGCGGTCGAGGTTGCCACGCCGGAGTTGATGAGAAATATTTTGCCACTACTTAATAAGCCTGCAGGATAG
- a CDS encoding OmpP1/FadL family transporter, with protein MQSLKKTALASLLAVISSQTYAAGFQLNEHSANGLGRAYAGEGAIAENAAVLARNPAAMTLFDKAQLSVAATYINPEVDITGHTTNHYGELYNGAAAGVNAAVPGADLAMVQTEFDAKQRDIAPDAVVPAIYYIRPIDEQWFFGFGVFSNFGLSTDYDSQSNTSEFADKAEVTTININPNLAYRINDEWSIGGGINLVYADAEIGSTTPEYMNGYVAPINDYNQIAEQIGAPTLLPVPGSATTLRMSGDDWAYGWNIGLLWQLPAGTRVALSYRSEVELELDGHAESDLSAALNDKGTLDLDLPAITELAIHQPINGQWSLQASAVYTQWGSFDKLEAKLDNLDEPVHIKDEYWDHAWRLAAGVTYLATPAWTLRAGYAYDETPVDAKHRTLSIPDTDRQWFTLGTSYQWDEAVSFDLGYAYLYGRKVDVSEEFGLTTTNPNTGAPIHIPVSSYQGQLNSADAHILSAQLNYQF; from the coding sequence ATGCAATCTTTAAAAAAAACCGCCCTTGCCAGCTTGCTGGCTGTCATCTCCAGCCAAACCTACGCCGCCGGCTTTCAGCTCAATGAGCACAGTGCCAACGGCCTAGGCCGCGCTTATGCCGGCGAGGGCGCTATCGCAGAAAATGCCGCGGTACTGGCAAGAAACCCAGCGGCGATGACGCTATTTGACAAAGCGCAGCTCTCGGTCGCCGCTACTTATATTAACCCTGAGGTGGATATCACTGGCCATACGACCAACCATTATGGCGAGCTTTATAATGGTGCGGCGGCTGGAGTCAACGCTGCAGTTCCAGGCGCAGATCTTGCCATGGTGCAAACTGAATTCGATGCTAAACAGCGGGACATCGCCCCCGATGCCGTGGTACCAGCGATATACTATATTCGCCCAATCGATGAACAGTGGTTCTTTGGCTTCGGTGTGTTCTCCAATTTTGGTCTCAGTACCGACTACGATAGCCAGTCCAACACCAGCGAATTCGCCGATAAAGCAGAAGTAACTACCATCAATATCAATCCTAATCTTGCCTATCGGATCAATGATGAGTGGAGCATCGGTGGTGGCATAAACCTGGTTTATGCCGATGCAGAGATCGGTAGTACAACGCCGGAATATATGAACGGTTACGTGGCTCCTATAAACGACTATAACCAGATCGCCGAGCAAATAGGTGCACCCACCCTGCTGCCTGTTCCCGGCAGTGCCACAACCTTGCGGATGAGTGGTGACGATTGGGCCTACGGTTGGAATATTGGCTTGCTTTGGCAGTTACCCGCAGGCACCCGTGTGGCACTTAGTTATCGCTCAGAAGTTGAACTGGAGCTGGACGGTCACGCTGAATCCGATCTTTCTGCGGCCCTAAACGACAAAGGAACATTAGATCTGGATCTGCCCGCTATCACTGAGTTGGCTATTCACCAACCCATTAACGGCCAATGGTCACTGCAGGCCAGCGCCGTATACACACAATGGGGCAGCTTCGACAAACTGGAAGCAAAACTGGATAACTTGGATGAGCCTGTCCATATCAAAGATGAATACTGGGATCATGCCTGGCGTCTAGCAGCTGGCGTTACCTATCTTGCGACGCCCGCCTGGACCCTTCGCGCTGGTTACGCCTATGACGAAACCCCGGTTGACGCCAAACATCGGACTTTAAGCATCCCGGATACAGATCGGCAATGGTTTACTTTAGGTACCAGCTATCAGTGGGATGAGGCTGTATCGTTTGACTTAGGTTATGCCTATCTTTACGGGCGAAAGGTCGATGTGAGTGAAGAGTTTGGCCTGACAACGACCAACCCAAACACCGGCGCTCCCATCCATATTCCGGTGAGCAGTTATCAGGGACAGTTAAACAGCGCTGACGCACACATCTTGTCAGCACAGCTTAACTATCAATTTTAG
- a CDS encoding GNAT family N-acetyltransferase: MQPFKWSILSFEQLSKAQLIAILKLRQQVFMLEQNSLYLDIDGEDEHCSHLLVEQDNVLIGYARLAPPASCHPNYPVLGRIVLAKQGRGVGLGEKLIKTGLDTLAKWYPGVAIKISAQQALVPYYQQFGFEEKGEPYDDGGVMHLDMLLLPTR, from the coding sequence GTGCAGCCATTCAAGTGGTCCATATTGAGCTTTGAACAGCTAAGTAAAGCGCAACTGATAGCGATACTGAAGCTTCGGCAACAGGTATTTATGTTGGAACAAAACAGCCTATATCTGGATATTGATGGTGAGGATGAGCATTGCTCTCACCTGCTTGTCGAACAGGATAATGTGCTGATCGGCTATGCGCGCCTGGCACCGCCGGCAAGCTGCCATCCTAACTATCCGGTGCTGGGGCGTATTGTTCTAGCGAAACAGGGTAGAGGAGTAGGGTTAGGTGAAAAACTGATTAAAACAGGTTTGGATACCTTGGCAAAATGGTATCCCGGAGTCGCGATAAAGATTTCAGCACAGCAGGCATTAGTTCCTTACTACCAACAGTTTGGTTTTGAAGAGAAGGGTGAGCCCTACGATGATGGTGGGGTGATGCATCTGGATATGCTGTTACTGCCAACGCGTTAA